In Ipomoea triloba cultivar NCNSP0323 chromosome 15, ASM357664v1, one genomic interval encodes:
- the LOC116005875 gene encoding putative late blight resistance protein homolog R1A-3: protein MAFLAVTSLMRTLELQFLHPQPRVILTNKEQIKSLVEKFGHLLAFLEEYEKKGNNRSEMKELTEKIRKVSVKAEDDIEAELLNVHHYQDLDKALQRVVEDIEELMQTTRNTKHHLVNNLTLGAPSQPTSNVEDNNAMVGHSEELIKVKSQLIDKSLKQRQVMAIVGMGGIGKTTFAKRIFNDYPPGNSHFDICAWTTLSQEHNKLQALTDLIRCILVTSKKKIGGDDPVDLLRKCLLGQRYLIVVDDIWTTEAWDDIQGCFPDDNNGSRILLTTRVREIVQYANSGEYSYDMRFLNSCEGWDLFYQKFLAKEFLKNEFETIGRNIVQKCVGLPLTIVVLAGLLSTIKSVDEWENVESKINSLLTLNLSEQFSRILNLSYNSLPSDLKGCFLYLGVFHEDCEIPIKKLIRLWIAEGFVGTVSHSKRLEEIGRDYLQDLIDRCLIMVHRRSSDGNIKTCKMHDLLHELCRKKGKFENLLYLENTGSSHHREIELDDSRWLSLDVAIPAFHLVIASGECRSILCFNMAVSCDREWYLKADSFKKLRVLDLSKIKFNKGMPADITDLIFLRYLAIASCKVLNCIPLWKNWNLQTLLVTEDDNGALRLPPGIWDLPQLRHLEIYHQISIDRPKVIQEDLQTLYWLSTSECTREVFLRIPNVKELGIIAGDEAASPQDGLNNLCCLSHLEKLKVQGSYHPLHMRPQATIYPQTLKKLTFVRTLIPWEHMNCISKLPNLEVLKLRNFACVGQEWELNEEGGFPQLKVLLISITNLKEWKADVDTPFPKLERLLLRNCFELKEMPEWIEGAITLRLIKLEYCYASLVGSAQMIKEEQLDYGNDMLDIIDSNTRLEEEEEEDSNEQTYEGECVRHGLTSLWFEARRLRIGWGDDTRYWIWTRDSEFGCEVAKLEKVSWFEIRLNFNVGCLSKMTCYSAYLVFKLESGRYRDVNTALAGVRYEKDKAIYGGYRLAGVRYEKSIYGWMLGENRHSQVFLAKTKSYGDCGRFPDNRSDGWMEIKLGNFYVSSGNEGEVELQLWHVSDQFWKSGFIVRGIEVRPLNEGQES, encoded by the exons ATGGCTTTTCTTGCTGTAACATCTCTTATGAGAACGTTAGAGCTCCAGTTCCTACACCCCCAACCACGCGTTATTCTTACAAACAAAGAGCAGATTAAGTCTCTTGTTGAAAAATTTGGGCATTTGCTAGCTTTTCTTGAGGAATACGAGAAGAAAGGCAACAACCGCTCTGAGATGAAAGAGCTGACAGAAAAAATTAGAAAAGTGAGTGTGAAGGCTGAAGATGACATTGAAGCAGAGCTATTGAATGTTCATCATTATCAGGATCTGGATAAGGCTTTGCAGCGTGTTGTTGAGGACATTGAAGAGCTGATGCAGACTACAAGGAACACTAAACACCACCTTGTCAACAATCTCACACTTGGAGCTCCCTCTCAACCAACCTCAAATGTGGAGGATAATAATGCAATGGTAGGACACTCAGAAGAACTGATTAAGGTGAAGTCTCAGCTCATTGATAAGTCACTTAAACAACGCCAAGTAATGGCCATAGTTGGCATGGGTGGCATCGGCAAGACAACTTTTGCTAAAAGAATTTTTAATGACTATCCGCCGGGCAATTCTCATTTCGATATTTGTGCTTGGACAACCTTGTCCCAAGAGCATAACAAACTACAAGCTCTTACTGACCTCATTCGTTGCATCTTGGTAACGAGCAAGAAGAAAATAGGAGGTGATGATCCAGTAGACCTACTGCGCAAATGTTTATTGGGCCAGAGGTACCTTATTGTTGTCGACGACATATGGACTACCGAAGCTTGGGACGATATCCAGGGATGCTTTCCAGATGACAATAATGGTAGCCGAATATTGTTGACTACTCGGGTTAGAGAGATAGTCCAGTATGCAAATTCTGGTGAGTATTCTTATGACATGCGTTTCTTAAATTCATGTGAAGGTTGGGATTTATTTTACCAGAAGTTTTTGGCTAAAGAATTTCTGAAGAATGAATTTGAAACGATAGGGAGGAACATTGTTCAGAAATGTGTGGGTTTACCACTTACAATTGTGGTGTTAGCAGGGCTTCTCTCTACTATCAAGTCAGTAGATGAATGGGAAAATgttgaaagtaaaataaattcATTGCTGACTTTAAATCTCTCTGAACAATTTTCAAGAATACTCAATTTGAGTTACAACAGTTTGCCTAGCGATTTGAAGGGTTGTTTTTTGTATTTGGGAGTTTTTCATGAAGATTGTGAGATTCCAATTAAAAAGCTTATTAGGTTATGGATTGCAGAGGGATTTGTAGGAACCGTGAGTCATAGCAAGAGGCTAGAAGAAATAGGTAGAGATTATTTGCAAGATCTTATTGATAGATGTCTAATTATGGTTCATAGGAGAAGCTCTGATGGAAATATCAAGACTTGTAAGATGCATGATCTGTTACATGAGTTGTGCAGAAAAAAAGGTAAATTTGAGAACCTTTTGTATCTTGAAAATACGGGTAGTAGCCATCATCGCGAAATTGAATTGGATGATAGCCGTTGGTTAAGTCTTGATGTAGCAATTCCAGCTTTTCATTTGGTCATTGCCTCCGGGGAATGTCGTtccattttatgttttaatatggCTGTAAGCTGTGATCGTGAATGGTATTTGAAGGCCGACTCTTTTAAGAAGTTAAGAGTGTTAGACTTGAGCAAGATTAAGTTCAACAAAGGTATGCCTGCAGATATTACAGATCTTATTTTCCTAAGGTACCTAGCAATAGCCTCATGTAAGGTTCTAAACTGTATACCTTTGTGGAAGAATTGGAATCTACAGACCCTACTTGTCACAGAAGATGACAACGGTGCCCTTAGGCTGCCTCCTGGAATTTGGGACTTGCCACAGCTAAGACATCTTGAAATCTACCATCAGATTTCTATTGATCGTCCAAAAGTGATTCAAGAAGATTTGCAAACACTTTATTGGTTGTCTACCTCAGAGTGTACAAGGGAAGTGTTTCTGAGAATCCCGAATGTTAAAGAGTTGGGAATAATTGCAGGAGACGAAGCCGCCTCGCCACAGGACGGCTTAAATAATCTGTGTTGTTTAAGTCATCTTGAGAAGCTAAAAGTTCAGGGCTCTTACCATCCTTTACACATGCGTCCACAGGCCACTATTTACCCACAAACTCTTAAGAAGTTGACATTTGTGAGAACTCTTATACCATGGGAGCACATGAATTGCATTAGTAAGCTACCCAATCTGGAGGTACTTAAACTCAGAAACTTTGCCTGCGTGGGACAAGAATGGGAACTAAATGAAGAAGGTGGCTTCCCACAGTTAAAAGTTTTGCTCATTTCTATTACAAATTTGAAGGAATGGAAAGCAGATGTTGACACTCCTTTCCCAAAACTCGAACGCTTACTCTTAAGAAATTGCTTTGAGTTGAAAGAGATGCCAGAGTGGATTGAAGGTGCCATCACACTCCGGTTAATTAAGTTGGAGTATTGCTACGCTTCCCTTGTGGGTTCTGCTCAGATGATTAAAGAAGAGCAACTTGACTACGGAAATGATATGTTAGATATAATTGACTCTAATACTCGACTAG aagaagaagaagaagaagattctAATGAACAAACCTATGAAGGTGAATGTGTTCGCCATGGTTTAACT AGCCTTTGGTTTGAAGCAAGGAGGCTAAGGATCGGATGGGGTGATGATACTAGGTATTGGATTTGGACAAGGGACTCTGAATTTGG ATGTGAGGTTGCGAAACTTGAAAAAGTTAGCTGGTTCGAAATCAGATTAAACTTTAACGTTGGGTGCTTATCTAAGATGACATGTTATTCTGCCTACCTTGTTTTCAAGCTTGAAAGCGGGCGCTATCGAGATGTCAACACAGCATTGGCAGGTGTGAGATATGAGAAGGACAAGGCCATATACGGTGGTTATCGACTAGCAGGTGTGAGATATGAAAAGTCCATATACGGTTGGATGCTTGGAGAGAATCGACACTCTCAGGTCTTTCTAGCAAAGACAAAATCTTATGGGGACTGTGGTCGGTTTCCTGACAACCGCTCTGATGGGTGGATGGAGATTAAGCTCGGAAACTTTTACGTTAGTAGTGGGAATGAAGGTGAAGTTGAATTGCAACTGTGGCATGTATCAGACCAGTTCTGGAAGTCTGGTTTTATAGTGAGGGGCATTGAAGTTCGACCATTAAATGAAGGACAAGAAAGCTAG